The proteins below come from a single Solea senegalensis isolate Sse05_10M linkage group LG2, IFAPA_SoseM_1, whole genome shotgun sequence genomic window:
- the LOC122765335 gene encoding uncharacterized protein LOC122765335: MMVFLLTNRVRELISSTLRCRPSLSIPPADTKGKQHKTLVDAPAATPTVKRPVPLPAELQCMVKELERTVSAPAEPPALASPLAQTADQDINSWSCSHHQKIWMRTELQSLGLWPGFQHMLKPGHALSLWRLPPQPELMDTASTLPSRNLFQLHPFFIWKPESDIMVRLRDNYVLPCLHGCPKPDVVSAGVGRPRVIVGTNRQYYIFASRLRCETCKRMWFADSPRWLDKLPKRFTNIVPAFLTYKKAFCKSVLHELRRTGKSPSDMAKQVNKLLHLKYEQAHLAYLYSIQNTWDAEAGVCGQQTPVRKEDAPQSFGAYDDADGWCGVSVSASYLSDCLTDMCKLQQGTFGQVLRSDHTRKADSLVPVSPPPGPTPSANLAPSTPAPVAQLPQLQPAESHNVQLMSQGSTGHPAIMETSPLPLETQKLWQTGGSETVRVPVVVLPPATVNPVNPDQVPPEKPLAEDKVQKMLQDILQQQQQQFQQQLQQVQLLRQEQQQKPRQSKTCHACGQPMSRHQNDGTSIHHFYQQGPTRYHYCSTKVFQRYSAEGLTDSRMPFEAFAQTAFFQRELQLTKGRVEEKAAKRRKLMEPVAPQTQGRMCRFCHTALKQSPHSKHIHTGFPGVAGKYIYCPPKVLNLYRPQGMVKEMTWREFQASPFYAMEKERWTVERKK; encoded by the exons ATGATGGTGTTCCTACTAACCAATAGGGTTCGTGAATTGATTTCCTCAACGTTGAGG TGCCGTCCTTCACTGTCAATACCACCTGCTGACACTAAAGGGAAACAACACAAGACGCTAGTGGATG CCCCCGCCGCCACGCCGACAGTGAAGAGACCTGTGCCCCTTCCTGCTGAGCTGCAGTGTATGGTCAAAGAGCTAGAGAGGACTGTCTCTGCACCAG CCGAGCCCCCTGCCTTGGCTTCCCCACTGGCACAGACAGCAGATCAGGACATAAACAGTTGGAGCTGCTCGCATCATCAGAAGATTTGGATGAGGACAGAACTCCAGTCTCTGGGACTGTGGCCTGGGTTCCAACATATGCTCAAGCCAGGGCACGCGCTTTCACTATGGCGTCTCCCCCCACAGCCTGAACTCATGGACACGGCGTCAACTCTCCCGTCCCGCAACCTCTTCCAGCTCCATCCGTTTTTTATCTGGAAACCTGAGAGTGACATAATGGTGAGGCTGAGGGATAATTATGTACTCCCTTGCCTTCATGGTTGTCCAAAGCCAGACGTTGTCTCAGCCGGTGTGGGAAGGCCGCGAGTGATTGTCGGCACCAACAGACAATACTACATCTTTGCTTCGCGACTTCGCTGCGAGACGTGTAAGCGGATGTGGTTTGCCGACAGTCCTCGGTGGCTGGACAAACTGCCAAAGCGCTTCACAAACATTGTGCCAGCATTCCTGACTTACAAGAAGGCCTTTTGTAAGTCTGTGCTTCATGAGCTGAGGCGCACTGGCAAGTCGCCTTCTGACATGGCAAAGCAGGTGAACAAACTGCTGCATCTCAAGTATGAACAGGCTCACCTGGCATACCTCTACAGCATTCAGAACACCTGGGACGCCGAGGCTGGGGTTTGTGGGCAGCAAACGCCTGTGAGGAAGGAAGACGCGCCACAGTCGTTTGGAGCCTATGATGACGCAGATGGATGGTGTggggtctctgtctctgcctcctACTTATCAGACTGCCTCACTGATATGTGCAAGCTCCAGCAGGGCACTTTTGGACAGGTCTTGCGCTCTGACCACACCAGGAAGGCTGACTCACTGGTTCCCGTGTCTCCCCCCCCTGGCCCGACACCATCCGCAAACCTGGCCCCGTCCACTCCTGCACCTGTGGCCCAGCTGCCCCAGCTTCAACCTGCTGAGAGCCATAATGTACAGCTGATGTCCCAAGGAAGCACGGGACATCCAGCTATAATGG AAACCTCACCTCTGCCACTGGAGACACAGAAGCTGTGGCAAACTGGGGGAAGTGAGACTGTCCGTGTCCCCGTTGTGGTGCTGCCACCAGCCACTGTCAATCCAGTCAATCCGGACCAAGTGCCGCCTGAAAAGCCATTGGCAGAGGACAAAGTACAGAAAATGTTACAGGACatattgcagcagcagcagcagcagtttcagcaacaGCTACAACAGGTTCAGCTGCTGCGGCAGGAGCAGCAACAAAAGCCCCGGCAGAGCAAAACATGTCATGCGTGCGGGCAGCCGATGTCGCGCCACCAAAATGATGGAACGTCGATCCATCATTTTTACCAACAAGGCCCTACGCGCTACCACTACTGCTCCACAAAGGTCTTCCAGAGGTACTCTGCAGAGGGCCTGACAGACTCTAGGATGCCCTTTGAAGCGTTTGCTCAGACCGCCTTCTTTCAGCGTGAGCTGCAGCTGACAAAGGGCAGAGTGGAGGAAAAGGCTGCCAAGAGGAGGAAACTGATGGAACCTGTGGCTCCTCAAACGCAGGGGAGAATGTGCCGCTTCTGCCATACGGCGCTGAAGCAGAGCCCCCACAGCAAACATATCCACACGGGGTTTCCTGGAGTGGCAGGTAAGTACATTTACTGCCCTCCGAAAGTCCTTAACCTCTACAGACCACAAGGTATGGTGAAAGAAATGACATGGAGGGAATTCCAGGCCTCACCCTTTTATGCCATGGAAAAGGAGAGGTggacagtggagagaaaaaaatag